The Desulfosarcina sp. BuS5 genome segment TGTCACCAATAACCGCCCTTTCTCTGACATCCTAAAATCCAACAACCTTCCTGCCGGATTGCAGATTCTTGATATGAGTTTCTTCTTCGAGTGCATCAAGAAATTGAATGTGGCTCAGTCTCTTTTTTGGATAAAATGCAAGCCGGTCGCGCACGGTTTTGAAATCTCCGGGGGCCAGATTTTCGATCCGCCTGATCTGTTTTTCTATTGCTGGCTCAGGCGAGCTTTTAAGCAGCGGCTGTAGGAATTTATTGTAAAAGATTATATTCCCGTCCTGGGTCAGATATTTAAACTCAATTTTGCAGTTAAAGCGCCGGATTGATGCCTGATCCAAATCTTCAAGCTGATTAGTGGTGCAGATCAGGATGCCACGGAATCTTTCCATGCAGGTCAGAAATTCATTGGTCTGACTTGCTTCCCAGGAACGGACAGCCCGTTTGCGGCTGAAAAGGAGGGAATCGGCTTCATCAATAATCAGGATTGCATCTTCGGCCTCGGCCTCTTCAAAGGCCAGGCGGATGTTTTTTTCCGATTCGCCGACATATTTATCAAGAATATCGCTGAATCTTTTGCAGATAACCTCACGGTCAAGCCGCTTTCCGATATAACGGGCCAGTTCACTTTTCCCGACGCCCGGAGGTCCGTAAAAAAGCAGGTTTATATTGCTGATATTTTCTCCACCTGTGCTTCGCAGGTGTTGATCGAATGCTTCAAGCCGAAGCATAAGGGAATCAGGGTCATCTGAAATATTAAGGCCCTCCAGGGAATAACTTTTTTCAATCCGTTCATTGTTGACCGGAGGCTGCCCGTCATTAAGCAGGCTCTGGTAGGCCTCCAAGCCAAGCCTGACGGCCTTGTGAAATTCATTTTTCGGGCCGTATGCTGTTTCCCCGGCTTTTTTTACAGCAAGGTCAATTACCCCGGCATTGACATTGTACTTTTGGGCATAAGCATTTATTTCTTCGGCATTGAAAAAACGTTTGCACTTGTTGTTTTTTATAATATTGCCCCAGAGCTGTACACGCTGGCGTTTGTTAAAGGGCTTGAAATGCAGGCTGAAAGCAAACCTCCGCAGCACGGATTTATCAATACCGTCGATGCTGTTTGTTATCCAGATTAAACGCAGCCCAGGCTGTTCCAGGAGTTCGTTCAACCAGCCCTTGTCCTGGGTTTCACCCCGTGAGAACCATGCATTATAAGTGTTCAAAAGATTATCTGCTTCATCAACAATAATCAGCGAGCCTTCCCCGGAATTGGTCATATTGATGCAGGCCATAATGGAGGAACGTCTTGATTCCGCTTTATTGTTATCTTTCCTGGCGATTTCGTAGGCCGGAATATCTAGCTCCTGCGCTAATCGTTTGGCAAAGCTTGTTTTTCCGGTGCCGGGAGCTCCATATAAAAGCAGGTGGGTCGATGATTTCGGTTTTTGATTCATGATATTGAGGATATGTTTCATTTTGGCATCCTCAATCATAAAATGATTTAAAGGAACAGGCGCGCGTGATACTGATGAATAAAAATTTTCTCTAAGGGGCCGCTGATTCGGATTTTGGAGAAAACAGATAAAATCATCATTAAGATTTATGCTGTATTTGTCGGTTTCAAGTATTCCGGATTTGTTTAACTGCCCGTTTAAGACGCTATTTAAAATGGATCGATCCAGGTTGAGAATATTGTTCAAATATTTTTTGCCGGCAAACTTGATGCAGTTTAAGTGAGAATCAAAAAAGGCTTCCGGCGCTTCATAATTTTCGATGGCAAAAAGGAATATGCAAAGTTCGATATCGGCCTTGTTCAGCTTGAACATTTCCTGTAATTTACAGATATTTTTTTCGATTTCGGATTCTCCCCTGTATTTTAAATCCTTATTTCTTTGATTGATCAAAGCACAGATAAAATCTTTGAATTTCCGGAGCCCGGCCACAGAGAGTCTTTTCAGCATTTCCATGGCAACCCTGGCGTAATCGTCATGGTCTCCCGCTGTTTCGGCAAGCTCTTCAAGATATTCGGCATGCCGCTGGTCATCAAAAAAATCGATCAGGAAATCTCCCATAGCTTCCATTTTCGGGCCAGCTATCCAGCAGATTATTGCCATTGTCTCCAGATTAAGTATGAAATAACGCTTCAGGTGGCGTTTGAGGTATGTCAGGCACCTTCGAATTATAAAACAGTCGGTTTTATCGTAATCCGGATTAATCCCGATGATTGCCAAATTGATGCTTCCGCTGCCACCCAGCCATTGTTTTTGTAAAGAGTTTCTATTCATTTTTTGCCCTCCTTTTTTTATTGTTTAAAACTATTATAACATGCTACCATTCCATATAGCGGAACGGCTTTGCAGTTTTTTTAAAGGGTATAATATGCTGAAAAAACAAAAAGTTGAACGAGATCAGGCTGGCAGGGCGATCAAACTTTTTGCAAAACTCCTGTTTGCCGGCCGGCCGCATTCACTGACCGAACTGGCAAAAACGCTGGACTGCTCGAAACAGACTATCCTGAGGCTGGTCGATGTTATTGAAAGTTCATACAGCGTCTATGTTGAGCTGTCTAAAAAGGGAACCCGAAATTATTATCAGATAAAGAAAAACCAGCGGCTGCCGACCCTGAATTTGACGGAGAGTGAGCTCCGGACCCTGTTTATGTGCTCTGTCTTTTCCAGGCATTTGCTGGGAAATGATTTTTTTGGCGAGGCAACTCGGGCGCTGGAAAAAAGCATTGCTCAATTGCCGCTGCAAAAAGAATTTTCAGCGGAGCTTTATGGTGTCTTTGCTCCCGGAAGCATTGATTATACGCCCTACCAGAAGACGATGCGGCTCCTTGCTACGGCTATGGAGACCCAAAAAGTATGCAAGCTGACCTATAAAAATTTAGTGGAGGCCGATTCAAAAACATTTTACATAAAACCGCTAAAAATTTTTTCAAGCAGGGATACGGTTTATCTCCATGCTCAAATGGCAAAGGCTCCCGGGAAAAAATATATAGAACCTGAATTTGACCCGCTCCTTGCGATTCACAGGATCAAGAAAATCGAAGTTACGGATCGTGTTTTTGAATTTCC includes the following:
- a CDS encoding helix-turn-helix transcriptional regulator, which produces MLKKQKVERDQAGRAIKLFAKLLFAGRPHSLTELAKTLDCSKQTILRLVDVIESSYSVYVELSKKGTRNYYQIKKNQRLPTLNLTESELRTLFMCSVFSRHLLGNDFFGEATRALEKSIAQLPLQKEFSAELYGVFAPGSIDYTPYQKTMRLLATAMETQKVCKLTYKNLVEADSKTFYIKPLKIFSSRDTVYLHAQMAKAPGKKYIEPEFDPLLAIHRIKKIEVTDRVFEFPGDYNFEKVFNRNFGIIKKEIFKVTVEFSGSAGAYVSERIWSPDQKIVRKRNGILQLTFSASSEPETIAWILSFGKSAELIKPRKLVEKIKIELNRMVDLYFKNK
- a CDS encoding AAA family ATPase, encoding MNRNSLQKQWLGGSGSINLAIIGINPDYDKTDCFIIRRCLTYLKRHLKRYFILNLETMAIICWIAGPKMEAMGDFLIDFFDDQRHAEYLEELAETAGDHDDYARVAMEMLKRLSVAGLRKFKDFICALINQRNKDLKYRGESEIEKNICKLQEMFKLNKADIELCIFLFAIENYEAPEAFFDSHLNCIKFAGKKYLNNILNLDRSILNSVLNGQLNKSGILETDKYSINLNDDFICFLQNPNQRPLRENFYSSVSRAPVPLNHFMIEDAKMKHILNIMNQKPKSSTHLLLYGAPGTGKTSFAKRLAQELDIPAYEIARKDNNKAESRRSSIMACINMTNSGEGSLIIVDEADNLLNTYNAWFSRGETQDKGWLNELLEQPGLRLIWITNSIDGIDKSVLRRFAFSLHFKPFNKRQRVQLWGNIIKNNKCKRFFNAEEINAYAQKYNVNAGVIDLAVKKAGETAYGPKNEFHKAVRLGLEAYQSLLNDGQPPVNNERIEKSYSLEGLNISDDPDSLMLRLEAFDQHLRSTGGENISNINLLFYGPPGVGKSELARYIGKRLDREVICKRFSDILDKYVGESEKNIRLAFEEAEAEDAILIIDEADSLLFSRKRAVRSWEASQTNEFLTCMERFRGILICTTNQLEDLDQASIRRFNCKIEFKYLTQDGNIIFYNKFLQPLLKSSPEPAIEKQIRRIENLAPGDFKTVRDRLAFYPKKRLSHIQFLDALEEETHIKNLQSGRKVVGF